From Sphingobacterium bambusae:
CGGTGAATTCCTTCAACTTTAGCCATGGCACGATCGGCAAAATTGGGCTTCGTTTTCTTTTTGCGACTCAGTAATACTGCACTCATCATGGGGATGTACGTGAGAGATAGGATAAAAGCACCTACCAAAGCGAAGGCTACTGTTTGCGCCATAGGTTTGAACATTTTGCCTTCGATACCCTCTAGGGAGAATATGGGCAAATAGACAATGAGGATAACGATCTGTCCAAATACCGCACTATTTACCATTTTACTTGCCGCGCCAGTCACCTCTTTGTCCATTTCTACTTTACCGAGCTGATTGCCCAGTCCGAAATGTTTCTTATGGGCCAGCTGATGCAAAACGGCTTCTACAATAATGACGGCACCATCAACGATCAATCCGAAGTCGAGAGCACCGAGGCTCATGAGATTGCCACCCACGCCGAACATGTTCATCATGATCACTGCGAACAACATGGAAAGTGGAATCACGGATGCAACTAAAAATCCTGCGCGAAAATTTCCTAAGAAAAGCACGAGGATAAAGACCACGATAAGCGCGCCTTCGGTGAGGTTAGTTTTGACGGTGCCAATGGTGTTGTTTACCATTTTCGCCCGATCAATAAAAGGCTCGATAACAACACCTTCAGGTAGGGTTTTTTCGATTTCTGCAAGCCTTGTTTTTATTTGCTGAACGACTTTATTAGCATTTTCTCCTTTGAGCATGAGGATGATGGCACCAGAGACCTCGCCTTTATCGTTGAAAGTCATCGCGCCATAGCGCGTGGCAAAGCCTTCGCGAATGTCAGCTACGTCTTTTAGCAGCACCGGTGCACCCGCTTGCGTCTCGGCGACGGGAATAGATTCGATGTCGAGGATAGAACCCACGAGCCCTTCACTTCGGATAAACAAGGTCGACTCTTGTTGTTCAATATATGCGCCACCGGTATTCTGGTTGTTTTGTTCCAAGGCATCGAAGACATGGTTGATGCTCAGGTTTAAAGATTGTAGTTTCTTTGGGTTGATCGCAATTTCGTATTGTTTCAATTTGCCGCCAAAGCTGCTGACCTCGGCTACGCCGGGTGTACCCAGCAGTTGCCTGCGTACCACCCAGTCTTGAATTGTGCGGAGCTGCATTTCATTATAACGGTGCTCATAACCTTCTTTCGCACGCACGACATACTGGAATATTTCACCCAAACCGGTGGAAACGGGACCTAACTCGGGGACGCCGATGCCTGCCGGAATCTGCTCTTTTACCGCTTGTAGGCGCTCGGTTACTTGTTGGCGTGCCCAGTATACATCTGTAGCATCGTCAAACACGATGGTGACCAGCGATAGGCCAAAGCGGGAAAAACTTCGTGTTTCAGTGATGCCACTGATATTGCTGCTGGCATGTTCGATAGGGAAAGTGACGAGGCGCTCGATATCTAGGGCTCCGTAGGAAGGAGCTACCGTGATCACCTGTACTTGGTTGTTGGTGATGTCGGGCTGCGCATCGATAGGTAGTTTCTTTAGCTCGTATAGACCAAAGAGGATAAGTCCTAATGTAAATAGGACAACAATGAGTTTGTTCCGAACGGAAGACTCAATAATTTTATTAAGCATGATAAGCGTCTTGTCAAATGATTAAAATACATAGCATCGCTCCTCGTTTTGCGTAAGAACGTCTATGGTTTGTTATCTTAAGTCAATTAACAAAAGCGGGGCGGCTGGAAAATGGGAGAGAGGTAATTGAAGCAGTGGCCGAGCTGATAATAGCATGTATCCCTTTCGGCCGGAAGGATGGAAACATTTGGAAGCTCAACCGTAATGTTATCGGGGACATTGGCTAGAACCATCATCACCGGCGTGCTTTTCATGAAAGGAAGTTTCATATCAGTATCCCAGTCTGCATCTTTTTCATGACCACCATAGTGGTGCACGACAAAATCCAAGAGATCGCCTTGGTATTCTGCATAATGCTCAATAAGAATAGGCAATTTCAGCAACTCAATAAGATGCGTCGTGGCCAGTAGATACATGGCAGAAAATAATATAGCAATATTTCTGATCATTCCTTGTTGTCCAAAAATAGGCGATTAATCCTATTGAAGCAAAGGAATGATCAAAAAAAATAAAATGTGTAGCGCGTTAATAGTGCGCTTATGCTTCTTTCGCATTCACAATGAGATAAGCGCGTACCAATTGTCCGTCGCGATCGTTTAATTTTGCTTTTGGAATCATCCGCTTAAGCGTATTGTTCCATTGTTCGGGCGTGCGGGTTTCCGGTTCTTTTTGTTTGTGGCATTTTGCGCAGTTGTTGGTAAATAGCACTTTTCCTTCGGCAATCTCGCTTTCGCTGTATTTGGCAAGAATCTGTTCTTTGTTTTCCACAGGTAGCGAACGGATAACCTCACTGGCTTTCGGAAAACAACCTACAAGCATAGCGACCCCTAAACCGACTATGATGCTCGTTTTTAGTTTTTTCATGATCATTTTTTACATTAATACTCTTCTCTTTTATAAAACAGAAAACCTGAAAGATTTGTTTGTGCTTGGCGATAAAAATCGGTGCTTCTGCAGATGATCTCCTTTTTGGATTAGGCCTTGACCTAAAAAATGCACATTATCTGGAAAACATTTTTCCTCTTTTTTTATTTTAATAAAGTCCGTCCGGTTGTTTGATTGTTGAACAGGGGCATAAAAAGGTATTAGCGTATGTTGCTTAAAGGAAAGATTTCGGTTTTAGATTTTGTAAAAACTATTAGATATGATTTAGTTGCTATCACGGCATTTAGCGTCTTTGTTGGCTATTTGGATACGCAGCGTTTTCTAGCATCAATGGTTATTCCGTTGGCGTTGGTGGCGATAGTGGGAACAGCGATTTCTCTGCTCTTGGCCTTTCGGACGGGGCAGGCCTACGACCGCTGGTGGGAAGCTAGAACGGTATGGGGAGCAATCGTGAACGATTCTAGAACATTCTTGCGCCAGCTACGGGAATTTTTGCCCGATGGTGAAGACCGAGAAATCCGACAATTCATTGAGCGGCAGATTATTTGGAATTTCGCGCTGAGTGAGTCCCTAAGACGTTTGCCTTTTTCTTCGCGGGTGAGGCAATATATTGATTTGGAAGGAGTGAAAGATGCTAATGTGCCGAATGCGCTTTTGCTCAAACATGGCTTGCAACTCAAAAAACTCAATGCTGAGGGTAAGCTAACGGAATTTCGGCAAGTGCAATTGGATACTACCTTAACCAAACTATGTGACTCCATGGGACGGTGTGAACGTATTAAAAACACAGTTTTCCCCGTTTCTTACAGTACGCTCATTCACTTTTTGATCTATCTGTTTGCGTTCTTGTTGCCTTTTGGTCTGGATGATAATTTCCCCCTTATTGAGGCCATATTAACGGCAGGAATTCCGATAATCTTTATTGTTATTGAACGTACCGCAATTCTAATGCAGGATCCTTTTGAAAATGGACCGATGGATACGCCAATGACAAATATCAGCCAAAATATTGAATTTGTTTTAAGGCAACAGCTGGGCGATGATGTAGAAAAACCAGCGCCCACTGATCCGAATTTTTACTATATGCTCTAATCGAGCACGCTATGGTTCGAGCATCCTGTTAAAAAACCGGATTGCCGTGTTGCACAAGTCCCTTCACATCAGCAATTCTTGCTATGGCTTCTGCCGAGCAGCTGGCATCGACCAGTACAAAGCTAGCCTCGTCGCCGGCCTTTGGCCATTGCTGTTGGCCGCTATCGTTTAATGGGAGTACTCCTCTAGTGGCTATCTTTAAACTTCTCGATAACGCGAACTCGGTGACGTAACCGTAAAGCTGGGCTGCAAGATTCGCTTTTTGAAGTACACTTCCTGAACCGAAGGTGTTCCAATGATCGATGATGCTATCGTTTCCCGTTAGTACTTCCACGCCATGTTTACACAGGGTAGGGATAGGCATGATGGTACGCCCAAAAGGTATGGTGGAGATAATGCCAATTTTTGCCTGCCCCAGCGCTTCGGCAGTACGTTCCAGTTGAGCTCCGTCCAAATGAGCCAATATGAAGCTATGGCTAAGATATGTTTTGCCCTGTAGCACAGGATTCTCCTGCACCTTTTTGATGAGGTATTCGACCGTTTTCAATCCCGATTCACCGCCTTCATGAAGATGTATATCTATTCCTTTGCCATGATCCAAGGCCAACTGCACCGTAAAATCTATGGTTCGCTCGATATTGCCATCGATCGAATAAGGATCTAGCCCTCCAATGAAATCAATATCCATTGTTGCAGCTTCTTTCATATACGAGCGGGAGTCCGTGTAAAAGAGTCCATGTTGAGGGAAAGCCACAAGCTCTGCTTGGAAGCCATCTTTTTTTCGTTCAAGCGCTCGTTGTAAGTTTTTCAGTGAATCCAACTTTGAGGTAGGTTCAATGTTAACATGGCTCCTAGCGTAGCCGCTGCCTTTGGATTGGAGCAGTTCGATCAGCTTTTCGGCATGCTCGGTGGATGATTGGAGCATCTTAGGCAGGAGTTGTTGTTCTAAGGCGATCATACCTTTTACACCTCCTTGCCGCGGGCGAACGGCTTGCCATTGGCCGCCGAAGAATGTTTTGTCTAGGTGTATATGCATATCATGAAAGGCGGGCAAGGCAAGCGCGCCTTGCGCGTCGATAGCCTGATCGTCGTTGACGTTTGGAAGGATGGCTTTGATCTTTCCATCAGCAATTTCCAAGGTAAACGTTTCCGTTTTTGTGCCGATAACCTCGTCGTTTTCGTAAATGAAGCCCGTTTCCAGACGTACGTTCTTGATCCGGTAGGATGAGGAAGAGGCGATTCCTCTCTTAGCTTTGGCCGATGCCAAATAGGGACTACTTGCCATCATGCCGGCCGCTGCAAGACTGGTTTGCCAAATAAAATCCTTACGGGATAGGGCGTTTTTTGCTTTCATGCTGTATCTGTTAAATTGAACGATACAAACATAGCTATCTTCGGCAGATGTCCTGTGTAGCGATTATCTCAAAGCTTGTACGGTTTATAGTTTTTACCGTATACACTCCTGTGCTGTGCTGGAATCGGTAGATCTTCTAATGCAGATTTACTTGCCCAGTTAACAAATGCAAAATGGCCGGAAATCGTTCCGGCCATTGTTATGCTTCCTGCCTTCTGCAGTCTTGTGAAGCGTCGTCGATCAGTATTTTATTTATTTCATGCTGATCTTGGCAAAGCCCGATACGGCTCCACCCTCGCTGACATCGAAAAGTTTTGTAGCGCTATTGTTGCTTTGGTTGTACTCATAGTATCCATTGGTGCCGCTATTTTGCGTTGAGGCTCGCAATAGAATTTTACCATCGACTTCGGTAACAGCATAAGCTGCACCAGGATTATTACCCGTAGGGATGCCGGTAATTTCTGCAAAAGTCTTTGAAGCGACATCTACGCTGTAATACTTCCAAATATCGGCTGAATTGATATTGCCGTTTGGACCTCCCGTTAGACTTGCCGTGTTCAGGGTTAGGATTAATTTGCCATTATGGGCGAAGACGTTCACAAATTTACCATTATCCTCGGCTCTAAAGTCTGAAAATTTCAACTCCCAGCTTGTGTCGATGACCGTTTCGCTAGCTTTGATGCGCACGATCTTGGATTTTCCACCGAGCCCTTGAGGGCTTACCCCCTGGGTCACGATATAGAGGTCGCCGTTGCTGTCGAAATCATACATTTGGTTTTCGTTGATGTAGGCGATACTTCCCGTGCCTTCAATGGAGATCGTTTTTTCGTAGGCACCCGTCGCGACATCGATCACGGCAATATCGATATTGGAATAAAAGTCGTCGAAGAAACCAGCTTGCGTGGTAGCTACTTTGCCGTAACCGATATTGGCAAACAACTTTCCATTTTTGATGGCCAAAAATTTCTGACCTATAGCTCTAAAAACAATGCCGCTTTCGTTGGCGCCGCGCAGGTTGACCTGTGTGGCAAAATCCAATGATCCGGTATTGCTCATGGTTGTAGGATTAAATTTCTGAATTTTTAAAGGCTCTGCCGCATCCCAATAGAAGCCCGTGGTTTCGTTATGGATGACGAAGTTTCCTGTTCCATAGCGCTTTGCTGCTTCGGTGGGGTTCTTGGAGGTAATAAACTGCCCTGAGGTTACCGTGCCATCAGCAGCAACAGAGAGTTTTTCTATGCCTTGCGTAGCGTCGGCACTGCGAAACATCTTGAATATCCAGTTCCCATATACACGCCAGCCTGCCGCACCGCGGTTGGCGACCAGTGATTTTCCACCGACAACATTGCTTATGCTGCCGCTGGGGAACGCATCAAACGTACTCACGTAACCGCCGCCATATTGCTGCGTCCTATCGGAGACCGTCATCAATACATATTTGCTGCTATTTTCTTCCGTAGGAGGCGTCGGATTGTCGTCGCTGCTGCACCCCGCAAATAGGGCGCTTAAACTGATGATTCCAAGGATAGTATAAAATCTTGTTTTCTTCATATCATTGATTTTTTATGGATTTAATGTGGTATGTTAATTTTAAATGGAAACTACGGCCAGGACGCTGGATTTTGTAGTAATCATAGAGCTTGGCATTCATGATATTCTTCACTTCCGCACCCAAAATGAGATTTGTGGCGGGAAATACATAATTGAACCCCGCACTCCATAAGCTTTGGTCGGGCACGAGATCTTTGATCGGCACACGGGAGTCTCCAAATATGCCCAAGAAGCCCTGTGGCTCTTGATCCTTTGGTATTGGTACGAGGTAAAACTCGCGGATGAAGTTGTAGTTGATATAGGGTTTTAGAACATCCCGTTGGGTGAAGACATGGTGAAAGGTACCAGTAGCGCCAAGGTTGGCAAAGAAGTAGGGCGTATTGCGTTGCCGCGTGCCCTCTGTCCATTGGTATATCGCCGATCCAACATCGGTCATCCTGTTGTCTTGCCAGGTCATGTTTCCATTGACCTCTACATTCTTCAAGAGCTGATAGGTTAAGTCCATGTCGAATCCATAACCGCGGATGCTATCCAAGTTTTGATACTGCGCAAAGGGCGACTGTATAGGCACCAGCATAATCATTCCAGAAGTCTTGCGGTAGAAGGCGCCAAATTCGGCGGCCATCTTATTTCGCGCATAGCGGTATCCCAAATTCACATTGAGGCTGCGCTCCGGTTTGAGATTGAAATTTGGGGCACGGGTGTCGTTGTTTCCGAATAGTTCTTCTGCAATAGGCAGGCGGTTTGTTAATTCGGCAGAAGCGCGAATAAAACTGTATGCATTGATCTGGTATTTCAACGCGTTGCCGATTCCCCAGTTGTTATCACTCGCCTTGGTAAATTTACTGATGTCGGTATCATTGGACAGGAAGGCATTGATGCCTTCCGAGGTGAAGCTGAAATGCTTAACAAACAATTGGTTGCTCAACCTGCTGTCCAACCATTTTGATTCCCAAGATAAGCCGACAATGGTTTTTTCATAGCTCGCTCTTCTACTCAGGATGTCTACGTCGGTGCCTGCAAAACGAAATCCATAAGGGTCACTACCTATTCTGCTATTTCTGTTGTAAACAATATTCGCCTCGAGTTGATTCCTTTCATTAATCGCGTAACCTATGTTTGTTCGCGATAGGATATTGGTAAAGTCGATATCGGAAAGGGAAGGGGTAGGCGTTTCACCAACCTGATCGCCTGCTCTGGGGATAAAGTTGCCATACCAATCGTAGGTGCCCCGGACGGTGTCGGTGCGGTTTCGCTGCGTATAGCTATACGAGACAAACTGGTCAAGCCTAAGTTTCTCGTCAAAGAATGATTTCCGATAGCGCAATGCAGGCACTACACCTTTGTTCTGCAATGTCGCTGCCCCATACGGATTGGTCATCAATGCCGGATGTTGCGACTCGCGGTCGATACCATAGGCCGCCACAGAAAAACGAAGTTCATCTGCCCAGCGCTTATTTCTTAGACCGAAGTAGAGCTCGGCAAATCCGTGTTTATAAGCATTATGAAACAAAGGTACCGTAACGGTGTCGTAATTGGCGTTTGCGTTGGTGACCTCTACATCAGCCTTGTAGTTGTTGTCGGAATAGTTGTAAAAGGCATCAAGACCAATAAACTTTTGGTTCTTCTTGTCGCTGCTGTAGAAAGATAGGTTTGCAATATGCGTATTGAAGGATGCTATTTCATAAGATGCGTTGAGCTGTGTGCCGGCATGTTGGGATGTGACCAGATTAACGGCACCACCGAGGGCATCGCCTCCCAAGGAAACAGGTACGACACCTTTGTAAACTTCCACACGGTTCAATAGATTCAATGGAACGTTGTTAATACCATAGCCGCCGCCGAGGTAGTCTAGTGGTATCCCGTCTCGGAAGTACTGTACCGAGCTTCCCTGAAAGCCATTGATTGACACATCTACGGCGTTGCCTAGACCGCCACTTTGCCGAATACGAATACCCGCCGATCGGTTCATCAGCTCGGCCAAGGTAGCCGGTTGCTGCGCCACCGCACGCGTGTCGATCACGATGGCACGGATGGGCTGTTCCTTCACCTGCTGGGTAGCGGATTTCCCGATGACACTGACCTCGTCGATAAGCCTATCCGCTGGTTCCAGATCAATGCTTAGCTGCTGCTCTTGACCGGTAACCTGAATGGTGTCGCTAAATGTTTTAAATCCTACCGCCGTGGCAACGAGGATGTACTCGCCATGCCGAACATCTGAAAAATAAAATGCACCGCTTTCATCGGTCTGGCTAGACTGTAAGCCTAAAACAATGGTTACGCCCGGTATCGCAGTACCCTTTCCACGCACCTGCCCGCTGACGGTCGATCCTGTTTGCGAAAAGGTAGTTTGTCCAGTTAAAGTAAATAGTAATAAAAGCGCGATGCTTAAAATGTTAATGCGCATGGTCAAGATTCTTATTCGGTTTTGCTTCAAAACTGCTTGCAAAGATAATCTTATTTAGATTAAATTTAATTAATTCTTGTAATTTGTTTAGAATCTATCTAAATTAGTGCCGCGCTAGCGAATGGATGTCAAGCATTCGGGCGCCAATCAAACAATGAATCAGAACGACAGGCATCAGGTACGTATAGAGGTTATCAACAATTGCGACAGCTTTATTGGTGAGCGCTGTTACCTGACCGGTAGTTTCAACAACTGGGTGGCTGATGATCATTTGATCGGTGAGTTGCCGGCGAAAGGCGAAGCGTTTAGCACCATCATTCGCGACGTGCGTCCGGGTGAACTGGAGCTGAAAATCAACCGCGGAAGTTGGGATAAACTGCAATCTACCCCAGAAGGAAAGTTGCCTTTGCCTTTTAGTTTTCAGGTTAATCACGACTTGGAAATTTCGTTAACCATCGATGCTTGGCGAGATGAATTTCCGAGTTCTACAGCAAGCGCACAGGTGAAGCTATTGGATGAAAATTTCTACTTTCCTCATCTAGATTGCTACCGGAAGGTATGGATTTACTTGCCGAAAAGCTATGCAGAAGGCGATCGTTCTTACCCAGTATTATACATGCACGATGGGCAGCATCTTTTTGACGAGGCTACTTCGGTAGGACGTGCCGGACCGGTGGAATGGATGGTGGACGAGACGATTGATGCCCACGAAGGGCAGGTGTTGGTGGTTGCTGTCGATCATGCGCCGACCTACGCTGAACGGGAAACTGAATTTTTGATGCATCCGAAACCCGAAGTGCCCGTTGTAAAAGGAGAGGCCTACCTGAAAGATATTGTTTCCGTCTTGAAACCTTACGTCGATAAACACTACCGTACAAAATCCGATCGCGACCATACGGCCATGGTAGGAAGTTCGATCGGCGGTTTGCTGAGTCTATATGCTGCGCTAAGCTACCCGGAAACCTTCGGTACCTTGGGAATCTTTTCTCCTTCAATATGGATGGATCGTACGGCGCTCTATCAGATCAGTCAAGAACGTTTGGAACGATCTAAAGCGGCATTTAAGGGGATGGACTTTTACCTCTATGTTGGTGGCCGTGAAAAACGGATGGATAGCCGGGGTAAGCACGGGAATATGTCGCGCGACTTACAGGAATACGCTGATTTCTTAAAGGAACATGCCACGATAGCTATGGAGTTGGATATTGATCCGCATGGGAAACACGGCGCACAGGCTTGGCAACAGGCCTTTTCACGCTTTTACCTGTTTTGGCAGGAAAAGATTAATAATTAGCATTTTTTACTAATAATATAACAATATGCGTATGTTCAATCCAAATTTTGAAAAAAAGAATAGCCTTAAAATGATACTGGCCATCACGGCAATGGGCCTACCATTCATGCATGCTTCGGCGCAGCAGGTAGATAAATCATCACCAGCAGGGAAAGGCGTGTACGAGTCTGCCTTCAACGCGAAGGATGGACATGTATACGTAACAAGTGCAGGCTCTAGGAACGTTCCCGGAGGCGCTTTGTACAAAATCAATCCAGCGGATCTTTCGGTAGTAGACAGCATCTCGCTGAAGGAGAATCCTCCTTATGGCATTGCTATAAACAGCAAAACACAAGTGGCTTACACCACCAACACCCGTACGAATTCAGTAAGCGCTGTTGATTTGAAAACAGGGAAGGTTTTGGCAACTATCAATAGTGGTGCGGAGAAATCACACACGCGTGAGGTCTTGGTAGATGAAGACAATAACTTGGTGTACGTGACCGATGTGGGCGATCCGAGCAGCATTTGGGTAATCGATGGAAAAACAAATACCTTCTCGCACCTTATTCCTGATTTGGGGAAAACAGCAACCGGTATGGCCTTCGCGAAATCTAAAGATAAATTGTATGTGACCGTTATGGGAACCAACTCTATTGCGGTGATCAACACAAAGACTCGTAAGATCGAGAAATCATTCGCTTCGGGTGGCGAAGCACCTATCAATATTGCGAGCGATGGCAAACGTCTTTTCGTGACCAACCAAAAATCAGGAACGGTGACGGTGTTGGATACGGAGGGGAACTTGCTTAAAAGTATTGAAACCGGCGCTGGTGCCATCGGCTTAGCCTATGACGGTGTTAAGAATCGCATCTACTCGGCCAATCGCGGAACGGGAACAACGACCGTCATCGATGCAAAAACTTATGCCGTGTTAGCTGATTTGCAAACGGGATCTGCACCCAATCACGTGCGGGTAGACCCTAAATCGGGAGTAGCCTATGTGGTCAATAAAACAAAAGGTGGCCGTCCAGTAGAAGGACAGGCACCAGTGGTGGATACCAATGGTGACACCATCACTAAAATTAATTAATAATCCGTTAGTGTAATCTGGAGTTGTTTCTGGGCGGAAACAGTATGCCCTGTTTCCGTTCCCAGGACGGCTTCCCTACCTCGGTTCTTCTGGAAGCTTCATCTACGATGACGTTTTGTGAAGAGTTAGCTTGAGCAAGAGAGGTGCTCAATGGTAGGATGGGAACACAAACGTCTAGGAAGAGATAATTTTGAATAGTTATAGAAGTCGTATCGGTATACCGTTAATCGCTGTGTGCAGCATCCTGCTATTAGCGTGGATTTCGTTGTTTACAGGTGTTAAGGATATTCGATTTTCCGAGCTTTACACCGATAGTGAAAAACTGCTGTTTTTTGTCATCAGCCGCATACCACGAACCCTATCCTTGGTTTTGGTGGGAGCGGGAATGAGCGTTGCGGGTTTTGTCATGCAACAGCTTTCCCAAAACAAATTTGTTTCGCCTACTACTTCGGGGGCGTTGGAAGCCGCAAAAATGGGTATTCTCTTTTCCCTGATTTTTGTGCCACAGGCATCCTTAACGCTGCGTATGGTTTTCGCGTTGGTCTTCACCTTTTTGTCGGCATTTCTCTTTATCCTTTTTGTGGGAAAATTGCGAATGCGAAGCACCGTTTTCATTCCGCTGGTAGGGTTGATGTTTGGGAGTATTCTAAGTGCGATAGCTACCTTTTTCGCCTATCGCTACGGTATTGTACAAAATACACAAGAATGGCTGCTGGGCGATTTTTCATCGGTAATACAGGGTCAGTATGAGACCGTTTACGTTATTCTACCGGCTGTGCTGTTGATCTATATTTATGCAGAGCGGTTTACTATTGCTGGTATGGGCGAAAGCTTTGCCAAGAACCTGGGATTATCCTACAATAGCATTGTGCAGATCGGCCTATTTGCGGTTTCCTTAGTGGTGAGTGCTTCGGTTGTTACCGTGGGCGCTATCCCTTTCGTGGGCTTAATTATTCCTAATTTGGTAAGTATCTTCGTGGGCGATAACCTTAGAAAAGCCTTGCCCTTGACCGCTTTTATTGGGGCTGCTTTCCTGTTGAGTTGTGACATCGTTGGTAGGCTAATCGTGTTTCCCTACGAAGTACCTATCGGCATGACTGTAGGCATCATTGGAAGCATCGTATTCTTGGTGATGATCTTAAGGAAGAAGTAGATGAAGATGTACTATAAATTTCTGATGATCCTATTGCTGCTATTCGTCGTGGCAGGTCTGTTTATGTTCTACGACGTTGGTGCGAACAGCAATTATGTACTCAGCAAGCGCGGCATTCGTTTGGCGAGTATGTTGGTGGTGGGGATTAGTGTTGCCTTTTCATCTGTCATCTTTCAGACCTTGACGAACAATCGTATTCTAACCCCTTCCATTATGGGGTATGAAGCGATTTTTATTCTTTTCCAAACTATCATTGTCTTTCTTTACGGCGATAAGGCATTTAAAGTGATTTCCCAGCAGGAAAACTTTTTTTATGCGGTGTTGCTGATGTTGGTCTTCTCGGTCGTCATGTATTTGCTGATGTTCGGCAAGCAGAAGCGCGGTATGTTTTACCTGTTACTGACGGGCATGGTTATGGGAACTTTGTTCCAGACCTTGAGCCAATTTATGCATGTGCTGATCGATCCAAACGAGTTTTCGATTGTGCAGAACTTTATGTTCGTGTCCTTTGCGAAAATGAATACCAAGTTGCTGAGTATGGCCAGCATAACCATGCTGCTCACAATTGTGTATGCGCTTTATCATGCCAGGTATTTGGACGTAATTGCGTTGGGAAGGGAGCATGCTATCAATCTAGGGCTGGATTACAATAAACTGGTTCGTCGCTTTATGTTGGTCATTTCCTTGCTTGTGTCTGTATCTACTGCGCTGGTCGGGCCCATCACGTTTTTGGGGATATTGGTAACCAACCTGACCTACGAACTATTCACTACAAGAAAACATCGATGGATGCTATGGATTTGCAGTGTTATTGCTTGTCTTTGCTTAGTGTTAGGGCAATTTCTCGTGGAACACGTCCTTCGTTTTTCTACGACGGTCAGCATTGTTATTAACTTTATTGGAGGTGTATACTTTATGTATTTAATATGGATATCGCGGA
This genomic window contains:
- a CDS encoding ABC transporter permease encodes the protein MNSYRSRIGIPLIAVCSILLLAWISLFTGVKDIRFSELYTDSEKLLFFVISRIPRTLSLVLVGAGMSVAGFVMQQLSQNKFVSPTTSGALEAAKMGILFSLIFVPQASLTLRMVFALVFTFLSAFLFILFVGKLRMRSTVFIPLVGLMFGSILSAIATFFAYRYGIVQNTQEWLLGDFSSVIQGQYETVYVILPAVLLIYIYAERFTIAGMGESFAKNLGLSYNSIVQIGLFAVSLVVSASVVTVGAIPFVGLIIPNLVSIFVGDNLRKALPLTAFIGAAFLLSCDIVGRLIVFPYEVPIGMTVGIIGSIVFLVMILRKK
- a CDS encoding iron chelate uptake ABC transporter family permease subunit, whose translation is MKMYYKFLMILLLLFVVAGLFMFYDVGANSNYVLSKRGIRLASMLVVGISVAFSSVIFQTLTNNRILTPSIMGYEAIFILFQTIIVFLYGDKAFKVISQQENFFYAVLLMLVFSVVMYLLMFGKQKRGMFYLLLTGMVMGTLFQTLSQFMHVLIDPNEFSIVQNFMFVSFAKMNTKLLSMASITMLLTIVYALYHARYLDVIALGREHAINLGLDYNKLVRRFMLVISLLVSVSTALVGPITFLGILVTNLTYELFTTRKHRWMLWICSVIACLCLVLGQFLVEHVLRFSTTVSIVINFIGGVYFMYLIWISRKKVS